The nucleotide sequence TTCAGCAGTGGATACTGGTGCCCACTGTGACTGGTAGCtggaaggcaaggagaccaacactaggtggagccagagcccatGATAGGTGGAGACACCTAGTTCTGGTTTTGTCCCTATCCGCCCTGAGTTTTGGATAATCTTCTGGCTGTTGGAGAGTGAGGTTGGTTCTTCATCTGCCTCCAATGAATTTCAGCAACTAAACTAAATATTAATATGGTGGAATCTAGCAATGACTTAATTTCTATCAAGGAATTCCAAGCATCTATCTATGAGGTCTGCTTTCCATGTGCAATGAATGGAATGTTGCCtagagattaaaaaaaaccctgtatagtttcacttttttttttaatctagtaGCCGTTGATCTCCAGCATAAACTATTCACACAGTCTAAATTTATGAAGCTTTcactccaaactcttcttcacagACATCCTAAAGGTTCACATGTAGATTTTCTGTTACGGAAACAGAGGGAATAGTGGACATTTCCTCCCGCGTTTGTATGGCTTCTCTCGTGTGTGTACCCTTTCGTGTTTCTTACAGTCAGAGCtagaaataaagcttttcccGCATTCATAACACTCATAAGGCTTTTCTCCTGTGTGGGTCCTTATGTGCTTCGTAAGGGAGGATCTGTGACTTaagcttttcccacactcagGGCACGAATACGGTTTCTCTCCAGTATGGGTTCTCTGGTGTGTGATAAGGTTTGATTTCAAATTGAAACTTTGCCCACAATCAGAGCATttgtagggtttctcccctgtgtgggttctcagGTGTTTAGTGAGGGAGGATTTATCGCTGAAACTTTTCCTACAGATGGAGCACACATATGGCTTCTCACCAGTATGGATTCTCCTGTGTGTAATAAGGTTTGACTTCCAATTAAAGCTCTGTCCACATTCTGAGCAagtatagggtttctcccctgtatgtaaCCTTTTATGGTTTATGAATTGATAGCCTGTGCtaaagcttttcccacactcgGAGCATTCATATGGCTTTTGCCCAGTGTGCTTTCTCTTGTGGATAACAAGGTCTCCTTTCTGATTAAAGCTTTTCCCACAGTCTGAGCATTTATGaggtttttctcctgtgtgggTCCTTCTGTGCGTAAGGAGATGTGATGCCTGACTGAAGCTTTGCCCGCATTCTAAACACTTATacggtttctctcccgtgtgaatCCTCTGGTGTTTACCAAGGATTTTTCTTTGACTGAAGCTTTGTCCGCACTCCCCAcacttatatggtttctcccctgtgtggattctgaCATGTGAAACCAGATTCCCTTTCTGACAGAAGCTTTGCCCGCACTCtgaacatttatatggtttctctcccgtgtgtaTTCTTTTGTGTTTTGTGAGGTAAGACGTGGtattgaagcttttcccacactcgGAGCACTCGTATGGTTTTTCTCCAGTGTGGGTTCTCTCGTGGACAAGAAGGTCTGCTCTCCTGTTAGCAATTTTCCCacagaatgtgcatgtgtacagcATTTTCTGATTCTTAGTTAGGTCAACGTCCTGAcagaagttctttccacactctgaGTCCATCTGTATTGCCTCATGCCTCAAGAATTTATCTTGGAAACTTCCTTTGCACGAGTCACTGTTACCTTCCTCACAAAGTAACCTGTATTCTGGCACTGTCCACTGATGGTACTCCTGCTTGGATTCTTGAACTCCAGGCATCTCGTCCACCTCGCCACCCAGGAAAAACACCCCTTTAGCTCTTTCCAAGGAGATTCCACTGGTGTCAATTTGCTTAAGTGGAAAAGCCTCCTTCACGCTCTCCCACTCTTGGCCTACTGGAAGAAACAGAATAACGGCATGAGTTAAACCCTGTACTGGAGATAGAAAAAGTTTTCTCAAAGGAATAAAGTG is from Podarcis muralis chromosome 2, rPodMur119.hap1.1, whole genome shotgun sequence and encodes:
- the LOC114592206 gene encoding uncharacterized protein LOC114592206 isoform X2, translating into MEVHEPPGPGPGERLDAGRGKPHIPQMGATRELMMRAAPQPVKQEPNEQGWEGQWPGFMETMQAPQSQRKTQWLLEPTSGEGTEGFQVSFEGAEGGLEHRGGDMSITLLGLSRESLDSSVKVKEEILEDEDTVSSYFKEFTGQRAKEAPEMPPGSVEDVAADYPKLISNPVKSQIPLEVKEEGCEEASLLGQEWESVKEAFPLKQIDTSGISLERAKGVFFLGGEVDEMPGVQESKQEYHQWTVPEYRLLCEEGNSDSCKGSFQDKFLRHEAIQMDSECGKNFCQDVDLTKNQKMLYTCTFCGKIANRRADLLVHERTHTGEKPYECSECGKSFNTTSYLTKHKRIHTGEKPYKCSECGQSFCQKGNLVSHVRIHTGEKPYKCGECGQSFSQRKILGKHQRIHTGEKPYKCLECGQSFSQASHLLTHRRTHTGEKPHKCSDCGKSFNQKGDLVIHKRKHTGQKPYECSECGKSFSTGYQFINHKRLHTGEKPYTCSECGQSFNWKSNLITHRRIHTGEKPYVCSICRKSFSDKSSLTKHLRTHTGEKPYKCSDCGQSFNLKSNLITHQRTHTGEKPYSCPECGKSLSHRSSLTKHIRTHTGEKPYECYECGKSFISSSDCKKHERVHTREKPYKRGRKCPLFPLFP
- the LOC114592206 gene encoding uncharacterized protein LOC114592206 isoform X1; the protein is MEVHEPPGPGPGERLDAGRGKPHIPQMGATRELMMRAAPQPVKQEPNEQGWEGQWPGFMETMQAPQSQRKTQWLLEPTSGEGTEGFQVSFEGAEGGLEHRGGDMSITLLGLSRESLDSSVKVKEEILEDEDTVSSYFKEFTGQRAKEAPEMPPGSVEDVAADYPKLISNPVKSQIPLEVKEEGCEEASLLVGQEWESVKEAFPLKQIDTSGISLERAKGVFFLGGEVDEMPGVQESKQEYHQWTVPEYRLLCEEGNSDSCKGSFQDKFLRHEAIQMDSECGKNFCQDVDLTKNQKMLYTCTFCGKIANRRADLLVHERTHTGEKPYECSECGKSFNTTSYLTKHKRIHTGEKPYKCSECGQSFCQKGNLVSHVRIHTGEKPYKCGECGQSFSQRKILGKHQRIHTGEKPYKCLECGQSFSQASHLLTHRRTHTGEKPHKCSDCGKSFNQKGDLVIHKRKHTGQKPYECSECGKSFSTGYQFINHKRLHTGEKPYTCSECGQSFNWKSNLITHRRIHTGEKPYVCSICRKSFSDKSSLTKHLRTHTGEKPYKCSDCGQSFNLKSNLITHQRTHTGEKPYSCPECGKSLSHRSSLTKHIRTHTGEKPYECYECGKSFISSSDCKKHERVHTREKPYKRGRKCPLFPLFP